In a single window of the Amia ocellicauda isolate fAmiCal2 chromosome 20, fAmiCal2.hap1, whole genome shotgun sequence genome:
- the rrp12 gene encoding RRP12-like protein — MVKSGRLRSGTAQKLKRWKKGHSSDSNPETCRYRQAARSRFFSRPSDKSDLTVDALKLHNDLQAGPLEGKEAGPGDGCSMEETAQSERTSGTFLSGLSDCTNLTFSKVQRFWESNSAAHKEICAVLAAVTEVIRSQGGKETETEYFAALMTTLEAVESSESVGAVAYLLNLVMKRVPTPVLITKFSDTSKVFMDIMSLQASTESPSALRWIVSCLATLLRKQDLSVWSYPSTMQVYHGLLSFTVHSKPKVRKAAQHGICSVLRGSDFMFSDSAPLHHPAAVSTAKFCIKEMEAAGGSKEDTTTLHVLGLLKDLLGCFPLGAVKSCSETLLRVMTLSHVLVTAGAMQAFHMLFSAKPNASTLSAELNAQIITALYDYLPSENDLQPLLAWLAVMEKAHIHLSSLQCALCLGHLPRLFLTTMNCFLSPHTQVISAAAQTLKTLLTECVAPCMAEIGPITSTAAAGNASYICKIFHVVEEGLTYRFYSSWPFVLQVLSTFYKVAGKQAHSIMVKSLQSLCDLRSTPRFPFSGELDLAVGSAVESMGPEVILRAIPLQIDGTQDDLEFPRSWLIPVLRDHVRNTELAFFTSYFLPLAVTLKQRADELDLAGRKLESKVYATLQLQIWSMLPGFCMQPTDLATSFKGIARALGMALTERPDLKLLICQALRTLVNKSCQKEEDRIEVGRFSKNFLPILFNVYSQQPAAGEAACLRMPVLDTVKVYLTVTDQQLVCTFLERAVEKLSSPESNEFTRLSVMDLIVALAPFVDESTMTKTYELIRPYLESKEPGLQKKAYRVLEEMCGGDREPCRRFVLTNLEQLKKVLLGSLKSASSPAKRPRLKCLIHIVKQLNVEHSDFITALLPEVIICTKEVAVGARRNAYTLLVEIGHAFIRFCDSSKEAIEQYLGIVYAGLTGSVTMITCTVLALTRLVFEFKDSMDVSVKEQLLHNVCLLLSSKTREVVKAALGFMKVILFILDIKILASHVPVMMEGIGNIKDDVRRHFRAKLKNIFTKFIRKFGFELVKNMLPEEHHKVLVNIRKAEARTKKRRTLQKAEEAGSESEEETPKAKGQSIEEILAESDEEDEEEEKPKRGAKKALRQKGQAWLKEGEADEPLNFLDPKVSQRVLATNPDVKKSSKVNHGFKVTSDGRLIIREDEDEGEKSKGDKEEMDDILEEAGVKSKKVQKRKFQDGNYDEDMETERVFQYKAGGSGIHRPLSGGKFGDEYKAKKGKGDIKKKGKHDPFAYIPLRKAQLNRRKKAKLQGQFKGMVRGAQKGAQSGKKMQRKRRA, encoded by the exons ATGGTGAAATCTGGAAGGCTTCGCTCTGGGACAGCACAGAAGTTGAAACGGTGGAAAAAGGGTCACAGCAGTGATTCAAACCCGGAGACATGCCGCTATCGACAGGCGGCGAGAAGTCGGTTCTTTAGCCGTCCATCAG ACAAAAGTGACCTCACTGTAGATGCCCTGAAACTCCACAATGATCTGCAGGCCGGGCCCCTGGAGGGAAAGGAAGCCGGCCCAGGTGATGGCTGCTCCATGGAGGAGACGGCGCAGTCTGAGAGGACCTCGGGCACCTTCCTCAGCGGCCTCTCGGACTGCACCAACCTCACCTTCAGCAAAGTGCAGCGCTTCTGGGAGTCCAACTCTGCAGCTCATAAAGAG ATCTGTGCGGTGTTGGCCGCTGTCACCGAAGTGATTCGCTCCCAGGGTGGGAAGGAGACAGAGACGGAGTATTTTGCTGCTTTG ATGACTACCCTGGAAGCTGTGGAGTCCAGCGAGTCTGTGGGCGCTGTGGCATACCTGCTGAACCTCGTCATGAAGAG AGTACCCACTCCAGTTTTAATTACGAAGTTTTCAGACACATCTAAAGTCTTCATGGACATCATGTCCTTGCAGGCCAGTACAGAATCCCCCTCGGCCCTGCGCTGG ATTGTCTCCTGCCTGGCCACCTTGCTTCGGAAGCAGGACTTATCGGTCTGGAGTTACCCTTCCACAATGCAGGTGTACCACGGGCTGCTTAGTTTCACTGTCCACTCCAAACCCAAG GTGCGCAAGGCGGCGCAGCATGGCATCTGCTCAGTCTTGAGGGGCAGCGACTTCATGTTTTCCGACTCGGCTCCTTTGCACCATCCCGCGGCGGTGTCAACGGCCAAGTTCTGCATTAAGGAGATGGAGGCGGCTGGag GCAGTAAAGAGGACACTACAACACTTCACGTCCTGGGGCTCCTAAAGGACCTGCTGGGCTGTTTCCCCCTTGGTGCGGTCAAGTCCTGCTCTGAGACCCTGCTGCGCGTTATGACTCTGAGCCATGTG ttggTGACGGCAGGTGCCATGCAAGCTTTTCACATGCTCTTCAGTGCCAAGCCGAACGCCTCCACCCTGTCTGCAGAGCTCAACGCTCAGATCATCACG GCGCTGTATGATTACCTTCCCAGTGAAAATGACTTGCAGCCGCTCCTGGCCTGGCTGGCTGTCATGGAGAAAGCACACATTCACTTATCCAG TTTGCAGTGCGCGCTGTGCTTGGGTCACCTGCCTCGTCTCTTCCTCACGACCATGAACTGCTTCCTCTCGCCACACACCCAGGTTATTTCTGCAGCAGCACAGACGTTAAAG ACTTTGTTGACCGAATGTGTGGCCCCCTGTATGGCAGAGATAGGGCCAATTACATCTACTGCTGCAGCTGGAAACGCCTCATACATCTGTAAAATCTTTCA TGTTGTTGAAGAGGGGCTGACGTACCGCTTCTATTCTTCCTGGCCCTTCGTGCTGCAGGTTCTTAGCACTTTCTACAAGGTGGCTGGAAAACAAGCTCACTCCATTATGGTCAAG AGCCTACAGTCCCTGTGTGACCTGCGCTCCACCCCTCGCTTCCCTTTCTCCGGGGAGCTGGACCTGGCTGTGGGCTCGGCAGTGGAGAGCATGGGCCCTGAAGTCATCTTGAGAGCCATCCCGCTGCAGATTGACGGCACACA AGACGATCTTGAGTTTCCTCGTAGCTGGTTGATCCCAGTGCTCAGGGACCATGTGAGAAACACTGAACTGGCCTTTTTCACCTCCTACTTCCTGCCACTGGCAGTCACACTCAAACAACGAG CTGATGAGCTGGATCTTGCAGGACGGAAACTGGAGTCCAAGGTGTATGCGACTCTGCAGCTGCAG ATCTGGTCAATGCTGCCTGGGTTCTGTATGCAACCCACTGATCTAGCCACCTCCTTTAAGGGCATAGCCCGGGCTCTGGGCATGGCCCTCACCGAGAGGCCTGACCTCAAACTGCTCATCTGCCAGGCCCTCCGGACACTGGTCAACAAGAGCTGTCAGAAAG AGGAGGACCGCATTGAAGTTGGACGCTTTTCAAAGAACTTCCTGCCCATCTTGTTCAATGTGTACAGCCAGCAGCCGGCCGCCGGGGAGGCCGCTTGCCTCAGGATGCCTGTGCTGGACACTGTCAAGGTCTACTTGACCGTCACTGACCAGCAG CTTGTTTGCACTTTCCTTGAGAGAGCGGTGGAGAAATTGTCCAGTCCGGAGAGTAATGAGTTCACAAG GCTTTCTGTGATGGATCTGATAGTAGCATTGGCTCCTTTTGTGGATGAGTCTACAATGACTAAAACATATGAGCTCATAAGGCCCTATCTGGAG AGTAAGGAGCCGGGGCTCCAGAAGAAGGCCTACCGTGTCCTGGAGGAGATGTGTGGGGGGGACAGGGAGCCCTGCCGGCGGTTTGTCCTGACCAACCTGGAGCAGCTGAAGAAGGTGTTGCTGGGCTCTCTGAAGAGCGCCTCCTCGCCAGCCAAGAGG CCGAGACTGAAGTGTCTTATCCATATCGTGAAGCAGCTGAACGTAGAGCACAGCGATTTTATCACAGCCCTCCTCCCAGAG gtcATAATCTGCACCAAAGAGGTTGCTGTGGGAGCGCGCCGAAATGCATACACTCTGTTGGTAGAAATTGGCCATGCTTTTATTCGCTTCTGTGACAGTTCAAAAG aggcCATTGAGCAGTATCTGGGGATAGTCTATGCTGGACTCACGGGTTCGGTCACCATGATCACCTGCACCGTGCTGGCGCTGACTAGACTCGTCTTTGAGTTTAAAG ACTCTATGGATGTCTCTGTTAAGGAACAGCTGCTGCACAACGTGTGCCTTCTGCTGAGCTCCAAGACCCGGGAGGTGGTCAAGGCAGCTCTGGGCTTCATGAAAGTCATCTTATTCATATTGGACATCAAAATCCTGGCCAGCCACGTGCCTGTGATG ATGGAAGGAATTGGAAATATTAAAGATGATGTCAGGAGGCATTTCAGAGCTAAGCTGAAGAACATTTTCACGAAATTCATCCGCAAGTTTGG GTTCGAGCTGGTGAAGAACATGCTGCCCGAGGAGCATCACAAAGTGCTGGTGAACATCCGCAAGGCAGAGGCCAGGACCAAGAAGCGCAGGACCTTGCAGAAGGCCGAGGAGGCCGGGTCAGAGAGCGAGGAGGAGACGCCCAAAGCAAAGGGACAAAG CATTGAGGAGATTCTGGCCGAGTCGgacgaggaggatgaggaggaggagaagcccAAGCGTGGTGCGAAGAAGGCTCTCCGCCAGAAGGGCCAGGCCTGGCTCAAGGAGGGAGAGGCTGACGAGCCCCTCAATTTCCTTGACCCCAAAGTCTCCCAGAGAGTTCTGG CTACAAACCCGGACGTGAAGAAGAGCTCAAAGGTCAACCATGGCTTTAAGGTGACATCAGATGGGCGGCTGATTATACGAGAAGATGAAGACGAGGGCGAGAAATCAAAAG GTGACAAGGAGGAGATGGACGATATTTTGGAGGAAGCTGGAGTTAAGAGT AAAAAGGTTCAAAAGAGGAAATTCCAAGATGGCAACTATGATGAAGATATGGAAACAGAACGAGTGTTCCAGTATAAAG CTGGTGGCTCTGGAATCCACAGGCCGCTGTCTGGAGGCAAATTTGGTGACGAATACAAAGCGAAG AAGGGTAAAGGTGACATCAAGAAGAAAGGCAAGCATGATCCCTTCGCCTACATCCCTCTGAGGAAGGCCCAGCTGAACCGCAG GAAAAAGGCAAAGTTGCAGGGCCAGTTCAAAGGCATGGTGAGAGGAGCACAGAAAGGGGCGCAGTCGGGGAAGAAAAtgcagaggaagaggagagcATAA